Within the Mugil cephalus isolate CIBA_MC_2020 chromosome 1, CIBA_Mcephalus_1.1, whole genome shotgun sequence genome, the region CAAATCAACAGAAGTGTCCATCGTGTGACCTGCTGACCTCGGGCATGGCTGGGACATGGCCCCATGGAACACAGGGACTGACCCAGTTCCAGGGTCTTATCAGAGAGTGCAGAGTTACACCTACACATATGATTGGAAAGTGAGAGGCACAGAATTAAAACCTCAAACATCACCTTCAGATGCTGTGATTATAAATGATGATCTGGCCCTTTTAGCGTGACGACTTCAAACTGAGTTCTGGACCATTTTTCAAACCCACGGACAGTTTGTAGCTAAACGGTAACATGACCCCTCTCATCCGTTTCAGAATCTcaacattaaatatttgaagACTTACTTTGACGTACTATATGTTTACAATCTTTATgatctctctgtgtgttatgTGTAACTTGGCGACAGAATCCTTGCAGATAAAGTGGGCAGATTTGCACACATCATAcgatcacaaaaataaaatattcattttaaatcaggTGTGGCCCATACAGCACTGGATTTTTAACCAGGACACTAACACTGAAACAACACTTTcctgggaaatgttttgtttttattgctctcTTGCCACATGAACCTAATATTGGGACAAATAACGATAATCCACTGATTTCTAAGCAGCTGGATGTATGTCAGGACAGATAGATGGTGAACTGTCCACGACCCACTTTGTTGTAATTACCTGATGGCTTTGTTATATAACTGTGACCCATTACGATTAATGTAGAGCAAACACAGAGTTACGGAAGCAGGGGCCAGGTCGGCAGAAAAAGCAGACCCCAGATCCTTCCAGTTGTTTTCATAGCTTTGTCAATCAAACTTGCACCCAGTGActtaatttttttcctctctgattCTGCACTAATGAGTATTTCTAGATAAAACATCACACATCCTCATTCGCtgttttgttcttctgttgttgttgttttgttaaattaataatgTTTTGAGAAgaaattctttcatttttcagcacttcattaataaaataaaatcatctgtaTATTTTTTACCTTGCCTATTTTTTACCCTGCAGACTGAAGCGACGGCTCAAGAGACCTATGTAAAATACATCAGTTAATCAAAATGAATTATGTTTACTGACAACTTTTGTGGGGAAAATAATCTGGGTTTACACTGGGAACAGATGGGAATTATGGGAGCATTAATGGCTTAAAGAATGAGGCTGTAACCGTTTCACTCAGGTGGGACAGAAAACATGTGAGTGCTGACCCAGCATCCAGCATGTCCatttaaaatatcacatttaatgGAGAATTGTTAGGTTTGGTGAGAATTCTTTAATATCTTCTGGTGCAgagggaaaatttaaaaaagcaaatttcatccaaaattttaaatttgataCACTTTTCAGGAATTAATTTAtatgtttgcatttcatttgtaaaaaaaaaaaaaaaagattcatgaatgttttatgtaatttcacatttaaaggTAGATGTGATTCATCAGTTGATTGATTTGTCATTAAATAGCATGAGTGAGTTTTCTTGCCTCTAAGTAATTGTTCTTGCATGAATTTTCCACTAttcattttacttaaaaattGTCACATCAAAAAGGGACTTCCATAGGAATTTTTATCGGCCCTTGTGACTGAAATCTAAACACAGGAATGGCAGGCACACGTCTGAAGTAAAACATGTGTAATCAACCACATGGATCTGTTTGAGGGTCAGGGCCGGAGTTGTGTAACCTGGCTGTTATTGTCTGGCAGCATTCTGGACCTACTCTAGCAATGTGTGAGATCACACAGATCGAACTCCCGATATGTCTCAGTGTGACCTCTGAAAATGAACGTTGTAAATtcatgcacatgcaaacacgCGGCCCCTGTAAACACTGCGGAGGGATGACACGTGATTTGTGGAAGGATGCTGATGACGTCTGACACTGAAGTCTTCTAGGGCACTCACTCAAGGTGGATTAAGGTTTCCATAAAAGAGGGTGAGCGTCCTTGATATATTCAGATATTCACGGGGGAAACGAACAGAGAACACAGCGAGGGTAAGAATCCAGAAACGGACACATCTTATCTGAAAAATATTATATagagaaataaactgttttctcctcattttaAGTTTGCATGAAATTGAACCACTCAGTATAGCTGCAATAGCGTCCTGactgcatcttttttttgtgtgtgtgtgtgtttacagattgtctgtctcactgtctgCATATCTTGATGTTTGTGCGCTCTTACCATGCCTTTGTTTGTGCTGAAATgcttgctgctgtgtgtgctgaTGGTTGGGACAGTGTGTGCCTGTATGTTGAAAAACCACACGATATGGATTGAGAAGCAAGACTGTACCCAGTGCGTGGCCGTCAACACTACCATCTGCAGTGGCTATTGCTACACACAGGTGACAAACGCCACACACACTTTAGACACTTTACGGCGACTGCTGAACATTGAGCATTTGGATTCTGATGCACGAACGGTGGCACAGTTGGAAGAGAGTCGATGTGGTGATGCATACGAATCTCTGAGAAAACTTGCTGGTTGCCTGGGTGCCATAACAACAGCAGCTGCAAACATACGACCAAAACGCATTTTAAGATATTTGTGTTGTCAGCGTACGACTTCTTGCCATCAATACAAGCTGTTTATTCAAATGTACACCGGAATATAGAAATACATGGGCACGGaccttttctgttctgttaaCATTGACCAACGTCCCACAAAAAGGAtgtttttcagtagtttcacaccattataacagtttcaacaaaatgaatgtgattGGTTGGTAACAAGGTGGGGAGGAGTCatggtttagacttaactctcccatcgtTGGTGGACGGGGTCGTTCCCGACCCCTGGCCACTTAGGTCCTCCAATCCCCCGGGGCAGCGGcctacaaagaaaagaaagttctTCCTACCTGTTCTTCGTTGACATAGGCCTCATATTTCTCATCCTCTTCTACCTGACCCTTGCAGCTGTGTGACTCCCTCCTTTGCAACTTTTGTCACTTCAGAACAGTTCCTCATTAttctctgttttgtctctcAGACTCGCTATACGTTTCCTCCCTGCTGAttgctactttctcaacatgtatCAACCCTACGCAAGTAAACTTAAATGGGGCTGATGCTCTTGAACCTCCCATTATCCaggacctcattctttatttgattatgtGAATGTTAGTTATGTTAATATTCACACTTCTGAATACAATCTAGAACATCTCAACTATCGCACGtccaaacaaaaatcaaaaagtaaTCCTAACAGTGTTAAATTAATCCTACTCTTCTCTTCCACCATTGTACAATCCCTAACGACCCCTGTCTCCTCTACTGCAGGACACCAATTTGAGGGGGCGCTTCGGGAGGACTTTCTTGATCCAGCGTAGCTGTGTGCCTCTCTCCCTGGTGTACCGGGCTGCTCATGTGCCCGGCTGTCCTCTGGATGTCAACCCACAACTGTACTATCCTGCCGCCCACTGCTGCAGCTGTAAGCGCtgtgacacacgcacacaccactGCGTCCAACCCAGCCGGATCTCTTACGACCAGTGCTCCGTTGCTCTCGGCAGTGTGGAGAAACACAATCAGCCTGCTCTGGGAACCTGACAGAATGCTAATATAATCAGTGCACATGCACCAACAGCGATGCTGCTTATTTATATGTCAATGTAGATCCTCTCTGCTCATTAACTGTTCCTGTTTGTTAGGCAGTtgtgttgcaataaaaaaaaaaaccgtgTTGAGCATGCATTACCAATGTGAATTGTACTGACCGAGTAAATAAATGAGTGACCATAAACCAACGCATGATATTTGCATCCACCTATAAAATATTTTCTGCACACTTGTGTGGATCTgtaattgtctttattttgcaaACTTTCACACATTTTACGCACACGTTGTGGCACACAGTTACTAATAGGACCAAATACTGCTGAGTTAGATGTGCCCTGGGTTACGGCACAGTTCAACAAGTCCGAGAGAAAAGTGGGTTAACATGTTCTAAATGttgcatcattttaaaattGCGGGCCTGTATAGACGAGTCGGCCCAACCCATCGCACATAGAACGTGGTTTTCATTGGTCTAAGACTCAGGTCCGGAACACACCTAACTGTCACAAGCGCTTCTTCGCCCTTCGCATCCATTCATAATTGGTCCATTCGCTCCTGCAGCGGTGAGGAGAAGCAAAGAGCTGGCGGCTGCTCAAGATCATTAAACCCCCGTCTTCGTTTTAAGGTGCGTACTGCATGatcttaaaatgtcttttatgctttttttgcAGACTTTTCAGTAAGTGTAGCCAGTCTATGGAGAAGCAAGGCAGGGTCTGCAAAATGCGCACAATGTTGCATGAAACAAGGCTATAATGTACGTTTGTagcgtcattttttttttttatagtagaACACTTTTGTGAAAGTTTTTCGATTTTTCTGTACATCGTATCTCTAGGTTCCTTCATGATCGCACAATCATGTTGTCAAACAGAAGAGTGTCTTGGGGTGCTGTGGAGCCCTGGATTGCATAACAAAATTTTAGAAGCAAGGATGTAAACTTTTGTCACATTCCCACATCTGTTTGGCAGCGTTTGAACTTCTTCTCgtggatttttctttatttgaatcCCACCTCTCTCTGATGGATATGAATGtgcacataatatatatatatattctgtgtAAGGGTCTGGATCTTGTGTTGCCACATTAGTCAACATCTTGCTTTGTGTGCTTTGAAGCTAATAAGATGATTTATATAtcgtatttatatttatgattttATCCACTAAGTGAGTTTGCAGTCATGAAGCTCTGATGATAATCAGTTGCATCCTCGAAAGACCTGTGGTTTGATTTTAGTACGGTGATGACTGACCCTGGCTGTGTTTCTTGGCGGGCAGCGCGGTGGGTGGAGAGTGATGTCGACTTTATCCCCGGGTATGCAGGGCTGGACTTTCCTCTGTATAAATAACCCTGCACTTCTCTCGCACTCTTGCCTTGCTCAGTGTCTCCCGGGGACTCTCAGCCTGCTCTCCCTCTGCGGCCTCCTCCTTTTGCGCTGACCAACTTTTACgctcaacaacaaacaagaaccATGGCCCAGCAACAGCAGATAAGGTACGAACCTGTCAGAGTGACCCTGCTCTGGATGTTTAACTCCATTCACTATATGGAGTAAACACTTGTGTGGTGTTTCTGTAGGGCTAGGAGCCTCGGGATGTGTTACACCTTGTACACATATGTGCGTGCTGTTTGATTTACTCTGTCAGCAAGTTATTTTTGGATGATTCCTGAAGGCAGTCACTCTATACCCAGTTCTGTTGCCTCAGATACGGTTCACACATATACAAGAAGTGCTATTATGTTCAAATTATGACCTCTGTCCATATCCTGCCTCGGCGTAAGTCTCAACTGTGCCCCACCCGATTCACCTGTAGAAATatggtgagaaaaaaatatgactgTAATGCAATTGTTTGTTGTGACTTATCTTTGTACAGCCTTCCAGCCAAACTGATCAATGGAGGGATTGCAGGCATGGTTGGAGTCACCTGTGTGTTTCCAATTGACTTGGCCAAGACCCGTCTGCAGAACCAGCGCAACGGGCAGCAAATCTACAAGAACATGTAAGAACCACGCCTCCTATAAGAAAGATCAGAGGCCTCTTTTATAGTAGGGTGATTGAATAAATGGCATTGACCCCAACATGTGGGGCCTTTAcatttttagtatttagtaaTACTCTACCTAATTTGTGCTAGCAGAGCAAAATTTGAccaaattaacatttttcttctttttttgtctcttcaggATGGATTGCCTAATCAAGACAGTTAAATCTGAAGGCTACTTTGGCATGTACAGAGGTAGGACTACACCAACACTACCTGTAGTTTTTATGAGCGATCGTTGGAACCAAATGAGACACACGTAATAGACACCTAGTTTCATCAGGGTTGATATTACTTCACTTGGCAGAAATAATAAGACGGTGACTTATTTTGATTACGTAAccttatttgaaataaaatacgTGGAACCAATACCTGGGAATAACTTAAACAATAATACTGGGAAATTTAATCAGGACTGTGGGTTGAAGCACAGTACTTAGAACAACTCGACTGTAAAATTACCCATAAGTGGTTCAGCAGGCTCTGGGGTGTATCTTGTAAGGGCGTAAAAAACCATGTTGTGGGTTGTGTGACTTTCTGACTGGCTCTGTTGTTCTGTTTATGCACAGGTCGCAGAGAAACAATGGCCTTTTGTGCCTCACATGAAccatattttttcatttgactgGTTGGTCAAACTGTTGAGTCCATCTATGTTTGGGCTTTGTTTTCATGAGAATTAAGTTTCTCATGACCAACACTTGTTGTTGCAGGTGCCGCCGTAAATCTGACCCTGGTAACCCCAGAGAAGGCTATCAAACTAGCTGCTAATGACTTCTTCCGCCACCAGCTGAGCAAAGATGGGTAAGTAGCACTTGATTCTCAGAGGCCGActccaaaacaaatattttctgAATTCATTGTTTAACCTAATTTTGCGCGTGTCCTCAGTGCTAGGTTGACAGTGTTCAAGGAGATGCTGGCGGGATGTTGCGCAGGAATGTGCCAGGTCATTATCACCACACCCATGGAGATGCTCAAGATCCAGCTGCAGGATGCAGGAAGGCTAGGTAATACAACTGTTTTGGTTAAAAAGGTGTTTTCGTTTGAAACCAATTAAAAGAAGGAGAGGTCGCCTGTTGCTTTGGAGTGTTGTGGTTTTAACTTCAGTAAAAATTAAGGTTGCGTGTTGTGTACCTGCCAGCGGCCCAGCAGAGGGTGATGCCTAGTGTGGTAGCAACTCTGAAGATGGCCGGGACCAGTGCTGTTCTGAGCCGTTCTTATAACACCAGCCCTCAGGTCTCGCGAGTGTCCGCCATACAGATCACCAGAGAGCTGCTGAGGACCAAAGGAGTCACAGGGCTGTACAGGGGACTTGGGGCCACATTGATGAGGTGAGGTTGACATTAATAATTGCTTGTACTTAATCGACTTTGCCAGCggtcaaaaataaatgtttcagattcatattttattgtccCTAGGGGGAAAATCTGCTTTTGAGTCCGCACACATGGCACATATATGATAAATAACATCCAACACCAAACACAATATCACATGTAACATTGTtgtcaaatgtttattttttgccttttcagGGACATCCCATTCTCCGTTGTGTACTTCCCTCTTTTTGCACATATGCACCAGCTCGGCCAGCATTCATCTGAAGACCCGTCTGTGCCCTTCTATTGGTCCTTCATGTCTGGCTGCTTGGCTGGATCCATTGCCGCTGTGGCAGTCAGCCCCTGTGACGGTGAGTGAAGTGCCTACGTTATAAACATCTGTACTCGTGCGCTCGAGCGTCAACGTCGTTGACAGTGAAAACGTAAAGTCTGCGGTCAAGTGTGTTGTGCTTCTCTGTGCACTTCAAACGGTGGCAGCTGGAGTTGCATTTCCTGAAGCCACTGCAATGCAGCAGGTAGAAAAGCCACCACCACCTGACTAAGAAAGAATGAAGAAGGAATGgaggaaattaattttttaCCAGTTTCGACGTCCATATCGCCGCAACATGCAGCCATATTTTTGGGGATATATGCTTCTGCTTCTGATCATATCCAGAAGCATACATCTACTGTAGCTTAAGTCTAAAGCAGGGGATGTGACATGAAGGCTAGCTAAATCTTAACAAAAACCTTGTTCTTGCTTATATTGTGTAAATTGTCAGTTAAAGTCGGTCTTGTGTGTCTTGTGCAGTGGTGAAGACAAGGCTACAATCACTCAAGAAAGGAGCTAATGAGGAAACCTACAGTGGTGTGGTGGACTGTGTCAGGTAATCACATCATAATCTTTGAGTTTCCCAGAAACACAACCCCTTGGTTTGACACGAATAGCACCAGTTGTGTGCTAACCCTGCGACCTCTCTTTCTATTGCAGAAAGATCCTGAGAAAAGAGGGTCCCGGAGCTTTCCTCAAGGGAGCCAGTTGCCGGGCCCTGGTTATTGCCCCACTCTTTGGCATTGCCCAGGTTGTGTACTCTGTAGGAGTTGGAGAGTTCCTGTTGGGATACAGCCCTTACAATATCTACTCTGCATAAACCAGCTGTTTCTACATTCTGCCGGCTCATTAAATCACGGCAGCTATGCCCTGGGCATAGCAATAGACTCAGCTCTCTGTTACTGTGTACCTTCTTTACTATTGGAGGTTTGTTGTAACATGCTAAAGGGACCAAtaagatgacattttattttgaaatggtTTCAAATTATTATGCCTTTAGCTGTTTCTTATCTTAGAGACTGGCACTGaagcaaaaaagaaagttgATTCCCTCACTGAGAGCTTTGAAAGTCCAACACCGATCACCAATTTTGCCCACAACAGACTTGACTCTACTACCGTGGCACCAGGCCTTTCACCTCATATCACTTACCCTTCACTGTAACCCTAACCTGCATCTAATGTGTATCTCCACCGTTTAGGTGATGGCTTTTAATGGTGTTGGAAAAGAGACATAAGTGTGCCAAGGAGAACCAGATAACGATGGTAAACTAGTGAAACTTGAATAACTATATTGTTCTAAGGGTTTACATATAAAACTAGGGCACTGACATTGATCACAGtctatatattgtatatataaattGTATGTATAAATTGGCAAATAACTTCTTTTACAACTTGGTGGGGAAACAATCTGGGAGACTGTTGGTTTAAGGGGTCATAACTTAAGCACTGAAAGTAATGTACTAAAGTAATGAAGTGTTTGGTCTGTTTATCCACAAGGGTGCTATACAGGGAATCTATGTTGTGTTACTTTGCATTGCCAGGAGTGGTTTACTAAATTCTTTCCCCATTCTCATTACCTGCACTGCTTTGTACTCTAAACAACAGATGGTATCTGGGGTTTTAACTTTCAGAACAGTTGTGGCTGAGATGTTTGGGAGCTTTACTGTGAATTTCTTCACCATGGCAGCCAACGTGCAACTCATGCAGTTAGCAAGCGTGAATTCTGCAGCTGAATTGCTCAATAAGGCCTTCTGCCCTTTTGTGGTACAGTAAATGATGTTTGATTGTGGCAAAGTAAAGTGATGACGGGCATAAAGACTTTATTGGGCGGATTCATTAAGCTTTTGGGACCAAGTCTCctgaaataaaagtgcaaaatgACCGACAACTAGCTTCGTTCTCCTGGTGGAGTCTTGCGGTTGTCCGGTTGGTCAATTTTCTTGTCAAGAGATACAGGAGCAGACACACATGAATGATCTTAGGCACATAGAGGCTGGAAAAGATTGTTTCAGTTGTGGGTtgccctctctgtctcttctggaAGATTTCATGGGTCATAGTACTTTCTTATGTAAAAAATTTATCCTGTATTTCTTAAGTTTTCTCACACTGTTCACGTCCAGCTCCGATCGAGAGGCCAAGAACAGCTTTGACCATTGAACCACGTGGTTCTGCCAGTTGAGAAAATACTTCATTTTAAGTTCATTTTAGAATTACGCATGTAAATAGATTTCTAAatgctgaataaatatttataaatgcagtgtttacttgtgttgtttgtggaGTGTGt harbors:
- the LOC125011936 gene encoding follitropin subunit beta-like, with the protein product MPLFVLKCLLLCVLMVGTVCACMLKNHTIWIEKQDCTQCVAVNTTICSGYCYTQDTNLRGRFGRTFLIQRSCVPLSLVYRAAHVPGCPLDVNPQLYYPAAHCCSCKRCDTRTHHCVQPSRISYDQCSVALGSVEKHNQPALGT
- the LOC125011830 gene encoding mitochondrial glutamate carrier 1-like encodes the protein MAQQQQISLPAKLINGGIAGMVGVTCVFPIDLAKTRLQNQRNGQQIYKNMMDCLIKTVKSEGYFGMYRGAAVNLTLVTPEKAIKLAANDFFRHQLSKDGARLTVFKEMLAGCCAGMCQVIITTPMEMLKIQLQDAGRLAAQQRVMPSVVATLKMAGTSAVLSRSYNTSPQVSRVSAIQITRELLRTKGVTGLYRGLGATLMRDIPFSVVYFPLFAHMHQLGQHSSEDPSVPFYWSFMSGCLAGSIAAVAVSPCDVVKTRLQSLKKGANEETYSGVVDCVRKILRKEGPGAFLKGASCRALVIAPLFGIAQVVYSVGVGEFLLGYSPYNIYSA